Proteins encoded in a region of the Candidatus Omnitrophota bacterium genome:
- a CDS encoding glycosyltransferase family 9 protein produces MKKLEKYKIKKILVISLSNIGDVILTCPVIDALMHRFPLSEISIVVGPKAESLFEGNPYVKNVYVFNKHQPFYKMAIWAFSLRKNRFDMVIDLRNTALSLALAPKFSTSLKAQKVLGHMKDKHLSRLWSVVPDATFSENHQAIFINSKIQAKADEIIINRIGRDLPYCIVGVGAANQEKQWTQKGFVEISRWLFKRYGFKSVLVGDQGEFLRAEGILREIKEIGVNLCGSISLLEFAWILKHSKFTLSNDSAVMHMASYFGVPTVGLFGPTDPKKYGPWGKKAAVVQSLCASEDQAKAMAEISVDQVKQAIEKLL; encoded by the coding sequence TTGAAAAAATTAGAGAAATACAAAATTAAGAAAATTTTGGTGATTAGCTTAAGTAACATTGGAGATGTTATTTTAACTTGTCCCGTTATTGATGCGCTGATGCATCGGTTTCCTCTTTCTGAAATTTCAATTGTGGTTGGACCGAAAGCCGAAAGTCTTTTTGAGGGGAATCCTTATGTTAAAAATGTATATGTATTTAATAAGCATCAGCCTTTTTACAAGATGGCTATTTGGGCATTTTCTTTAAGAAAGAATCGTTTTGATATGGTTATTGATTTACGTAATACTGCGTTATCTCTTGCTTTAGCGCCAAAATTCTCGACATCGCTTAAGGCGCAGAAAGTTTTAGGGCACATGAAAGATAAACATTTGAGTCGCCTTTGGAGCGTTGTTCCGGATGCAACGTTTTCTGAGAATCATCAAGCGATCTTTATAAATAGTAAAATTCAAGCAAAAGCGGATGAGATTATAATAAATCGAATTGGACGAGATTTGCCATATTGCATTGTTGGCGTGGGGGCAGCTAATCAAGAAAAACAATGGACTCAAAAAGGATTTGTTGAGATTTCTCGTTGGCTTTTTAAACGCTATGGATTTAAAAGTGTTCTTGTTGGGGATCAAGGTGAATTCTTGCGCGCTGAAGGTATTTTGCGAGAAATAAAAGAAATTGGCGTTAATCTTTGTGGATCTATTAGTCTTTTGGAATTTGCTTGGATTTTAAAACATAGCAAATTTACTCTTTCGAATGATAGCGCGGTTATGCATATGGCAAGCTATTTTGGCGTTCCAACTGTTGGGCTTTTTGGTCCAACGGATCCAAAAAAATACGGTCCCTGGGGTAAAAAAGCAGCTGTTGTTCAGAGCCTATGCGCATCAGAAGATCAAGCAAAGGCTATGGCCGAAATTTCGGTTGATCAAGTAAAACAGGCTATTGAGAAATTGTTATGA
- a CDS encoding glycosyltransferase family 9 protein: MTKKKDYKNILVVRTDRIGDVVLTTPAIQALREAFPNARISILVTSQTRAIVDSNPYLDEVIVYDSKGKDRGFFRFWSLVFKLMKKHFDLAINYHIKNRTNALLFHACIPCRAGFENIKLGFLLNHTIPDSRIQGIKHESEYCLDILKSLGINIEKKYPLHVSIQKESEEWVEKLFLENNILLKDKVVAVHPGASCISRRWSPKRFSQVIDQIAAKHKTKIILIGSDDNQRIAREVIIGTSTPVVDLTGKTSLSQLISLLKRCCLLISNDSGPGHLAAGVGTPVVSIFSRNQPGLSATRWRSLGEKDIFFHKDVGCIQCVAHDCQKGFQCLNAVQVHEVVGAADQILNECINSGI; this comes from the coding sequence ATGACAAAGAAGAAGGATTATAAGAATATTTTAGTTGTTCGCACGGACCGCATTGGAGACGTGGTTTTGACGACGCCAGCTATACAGGCTTTAAGAGAAGCGTTTCCAAATGCTCGAATTTCGATTCTTGTGACATCTCAAACAAGGGCTATCGTTGATAGCAATCCATATTTAGATGAGGTTATTGTTTATGATTCGAAAGGTAAAGATAGAGGTTTTTTTAGGTTTTGGAGCCTTGTTTTTAAATTAATGAAAAAACATTTTGATTTGGCAATTAATTATCATATTAAGAATCGAACAAACGCTTTGCTTTTTCATGCTTGTATTCCGTGCCGAGCTGGTTTTGAAAATATAAAGCTAGGATTTCTTTTAAATCATACAATTCCAGATTCAAGAATTCAAGGTATAAAGCATGAATCTGAATATTGTCTTGATATTTTAAAGAGCCTAGGCATTAATATAGAGAAAAAATATCCCTTGCATGTTTCTATCCAGAAAGAGTCTGAAGAGTGGGTAGAGAAATTATTTTTGGAGAACAATATTTTGCTGAAAGACAAAGTTGTTGCGGTGCATCCTGGAGCAAGCTGTATTTCAAGAAGATGGTCGCCAAAACGGTTTTCACAAGTGATTGATCAGATTGCAGCTAAACATAAAACAAAAATAATTTTGATTGGCTCTGATGATAATCAGCGCATTGCACGAGAGGTTATTATTGGGACAAGCACGCCTGTTGTTGACCTAACAGGAAAGACTTCGTTGAGTCAGTTGATCAGTTTATTAAAGAGGTGTTGTCTTTTAATTTCTAATGATTCGGGTCCAGGGCATTTAGCGGCAGGTGTTGGAACGCCAGTTGTTTCTATTTTTAGTCGGAATCAGCCGGGTTTGTCTGCTACACGCTGGCGATCGTTAGGCGAGAAAGATATTTTTTTTCATAAGGATGTTGGGTGCATTCAATGTGTGGCTCATGATTGCCAAAAAGGATTTCAATGTTTAAATGCTGTCCAGGTCCATGAAGTTGTTGGTGCAGCTGATCAGATTTTAAATGAGTGCATAAATTCTGGAATTTAA
- a CDS encoding PilZ domain-containing protein, with translation MTETTNNREFVRVPDSLDIVYEIEASGKKKKTATKNISEQGICFFSEEKFDLDSVVEVSLSFERLEFSFTSKAVVRWVKEVVKNRRYEIGVKFVDISEIEARKLVNYIVSMKRLDNYV, from the coding sequence ATGACTGAGACAACAAATAATCGTGAATTTGTCCGAGTTCCAGATTCTTTAGATATTGTTTATGAGATAGAGGCATCTGGAAAAAAGAAAAAAACAGCAACAAAAAATATTAGTGAGCAAGGCATTTGTTTCTTTAGTGAAGAAAAATTTGATTTGGATTCAGTGGTTGAAGTTTCTCTGTCTTTTGAGCGTTTAGAATTTTCTTTTACATCAAAGGCAGTTGTTCGATGGGTCAAGGAAGTTGTAAAGAATAGACGTTATGAAATAGGTGTTAAATTTGTTGATATTTCAGAGATTGAAGCAAGGAAGCTCGTTAACTATATTGTTTCGATGAAACGCCTTGATAACTATGTGTAA
- the rfaE1 gene encoding D-glycero-beta-D-manno-heptose-7-phosphate kinase, translating into MNDFNKIIACFKNKRILVVGDVILDQYITGTVSRISPEAPVPIVKQEGHPRYTPGGSANVASNLSALGAKVFLVGKVGQDREEKILKKELRKRKIDITGLFVDKHIPTAIKTRIIAQHQQLVRVDREDVTFCGSDGGANKILHFIEKKINDIDAVIISDYGKGVITKALVTKVCVLARKNKKIITVDPKVEHFNFYNKVTCITPNKKEVENAIRDIIITHYKGRSLKIKADKLTSLKDVRMAGVEILSYLNLESLLITLGEEGMCLFEENKEPFLIPTKAKEVFDVSGAGDTVISVLTLSLTAGATKQQAALLANYAAGVVVGKTGAVAIKPAEILAAINEVN; encoded by the coding sequence ATGAATGATTTCAACAAGATTATTGCGTGCTTTAAGAATAAAAGGATTCTAGTTGTGGGAGATGTTATTCTTGATCAATACATCACAGGCACTGTTTCTCGTATTTCTCCGGAAGCACCGGTTCCAATTGTCAAGCAAGAAGGTCATCCGCGTTATACGCCAGGCGGATCGGCAAATGTAGCAAGTAATCTTAGCGCTTTAGGAGCTAAAGTTTTTTTAGTGGGCAAGGTTGGTCAAGATCGAGAAGAAAAAATTCTTAAAAAAGAACTTAGAAAGCGAAAAATTGATATAACTGGACTTTTTGTTGATAAACATATTCCTACAGCGATTAAAACGCGTATTATTGCCCAGCATCAACAACTTGTTCGCGTTGATCGGGAAGATGTTACTTTTTGTGGATCTGATGGCGGGGCAAACAAAATTCTCCATTTTATTGAAAAGAAAATTAATGATATAGATGCTGTTATTATTTCTGATTACGGTAAGGGTGTTATCACCAAGGCCCTAGTTACTAAAGTTTGTGTTCTTGCTCGGAAAAATAAGAAAATTATTACAGTTGATCCAAAAGTAGAGCATTTTAATTTTTATAATAAAGTGACATGCATTACCCCAAATAAAAAAGAGGTAGAGAATGCTATTCGCGATATTATCATAACTCATTACAAGGGTCGATCTCTTAAAATTAAAGCGGATAAATTGACAAGCTTAAAGGACGTGAGAATGGCAGGCGTTGAGATCTTGTCTTATTTGAATTTGGAATCGCTTCTCATTACTTTGGGTGAGGAAGGCATGTGTTTGTTTGAAGAGAACAAAGAACCGTTTTTAATTCCAACAAAGGCTAAGGAAGTCTTTGATGTTTCTGGCGCTGGAGATACTGTTATTTCTGTTTTGACGTTGAGCTTAACCGCAGGGGCAACAAAACAACAAGCTGCGCTTTTAGCCAATTATGCGGCAGGTGTTGTTGTTGGAAAAACGGGTGCGGTTGCTATTAAACCTGCAGAAATTTTGGCTGCAATTAACGAGGTAAATTAA
- the kdsB gene encoding 3-deoxy-manno-octulosonate cytidylyltransferase, translated as MRSVGVIPARYGSTRLKGKVLADIFGKPLIQHVWERAKKAKLLDDLIIAVDDDRVQEICAGFGAHVVMTDKKCASGSDRIAQAIRNIEAGIVVNIQGDEPMLDASIIDGLVDVLAKEKGVQMSTVVVKMTKSKDALDPNVVKAIVDRKGNAIYFSRSPIPFDREGEGVQYFKHLGFYGYRKSFLLGFKDLPKSSLEQAEKLEQLRVIEAGYKIRVIETEFDTIAVDTQEDLIRVKKVLKKSGGV; from the coding sequence ATGAGATCAGTTGGAGTTATTCCTGCGCGATATGGATCAACAAGACTAAAGGGCAAAGTGTTGGCTGATATTTTTGGTAAGCCTTTGATTCAACATGTTTGGGAGCGGGCTAAGAAGGCTAAATTATTAGATGATCTTATTATTGCTGTTGATGATGATCGAGTTCAGGAGATATGTGCAGGATTTGGCGCTCATGTTGTCATGACTGATAAAAAATGTGCATCTGGATCTGATCGGATTGCGCAAGCGATTAGAAATATAGAAGCAGGGATTGTGGTCAATATTCAAGGGGATGAACCGATGTTGGATGCTTCGATTATTGATGGTCTTGTTGATGTTCTTGCTAAGGAAAAAGGTGTGCAAATGTCTACGGTTGTCGTAAAAATGACAAAATCAAAAGATGCTTTAGATCCTAATGTGGTTAAAGCCATTGTTGATCGTAAAGGTAATGCTATTTATTTTTCTCGTTCGCCGATTCCGTTTGATCGAGAGGGAGAAGGCGTTCAATATTTTAAGCATTTGGGATTTTATGGATATCGTAAAAGTTTCTTACTTGGATTTAAAGATCTTCCAAAATCAAGCTTAGAGCAAGCTGAAAAGCTTGAGCAGCTTCGTGTGATTGAGGCTGGATATAAGATTAGAGTGATTGAGACAGAGTTTGATACGATTGCTGTTGATACTCAAGAAGATTTGATTAGAGTTAAAAAAGTCTTAAAAAAGAGTGGAGGCGTTTAA
- the kdsA gene encoding 3-deoxy-8-phosphooctulonate synthase: MSKIIKVGNISIGGKKPFVLIAGPCVIEGRTFSISLAKALKKIAHECNVPFIFKASFDKANRTSIDSFRGPGISKGLAILKDIKESVGVSVLSDIHDIDQVDRAAEVLDILQIPAFLCRQTDLIVAAAKTKKVINIKKGQFLAPWDMTQVIKKIEAVGNKRILLTERGVSFGYNNLVSDFRSLDVMAKTGYPVVYDATHSVQQPGGLGDVSGGNNEYVPLLSRCAVAAGISALFVEVHPHPKQALSDGPNSLELAKLKELLKIIKQIDHIVKK, translated from the coding sequence ATGTCTAAAATTATTAAGGTTGGAAATATTTCGATTGGCGGAAAAAAACCGTTTGTTTTAATTGCAGGGCCTTGCGTGATTGAAGGACGAACATTTTCTATTTCGTTGGCAAAGGCATTAAAAAAAATTGCGCATGAATGTAACGTACCTTTTATTTTTAAAGCAAGTTTTGACAAAGCTAATCGAACGTCTATTGATTCTTTTCGGGGACCAGGGATTAGCAAAGGATTAGCTATTCTTAAAGATATCAAAGAAAGCGTTGGCGTTTCTGTTTTAAGCGATATTCACGATATTGATCAGGTTGACAGAGCTGCTGAAGTTTTGGATATTCTCCAAATTCCTGCTTTTTTATGTCGACAGACAGACTTAATTGTTGCCGCTGCAAAAACAAAAAAAGTGATTAATATTAAAAAAGGACAATTTTTAGCTCCTTGGGATATGACTCAAGTTATCAAAAAGATTGAAGCTGTTGGGAATAAGAGAATTCTTTTGACAGAGCGCGGAGTAAGTTTTGGATATAATAATTTAGTAAGTGATTTTCGTTCGCTTGATGTGATGGCCAAAACAGGTTATCCTGTTGTTTACGATGCAACCCACAGTGTCCAGCAGCCTGGTGGGCTAGGCGATGTTTCCGGTGGGAACAATGAATATGTGCCTTTGTTATCTCGTTGCGCTGTTGCGGCAGGTATTTCTGCGTTATTTGTTGAGGTGCACCCGCACCCTAAGCAAGCATTGTCTGATGGACCAAATTCTTTAGAGCTTGCAAAATTAAAAGAACTTTTAAAAATAATAAAGCAAATCGATCATATTGTTAAGAAATAG
- a CDS encoding KpsF/GutQ family sugar-phosphate isomerase codes for MVLKRAKSVLDIEAQSIRDLKNNLGKDFIKAVDLLAKCKGRVVVSGMGKTGLIGRKIAATMSSTGTPSTWLHAAEAFHGDLGQVTKQDVIILISYSGETEETKRLIPLVKRIKIKSIAITGSPKSSLGKYCDVALNVGVKKEGCPLGLAPMASTTVTLAMGDALAACLIDRKGFKKENFAFFHPGGSLGRNLLLKVEDIMRTGKHYSLATPATKVKDVLLAITRARCGSACIVDNKGKLKGIFTDGDLRRHLKKDINLLNEYVKNVMTKNPATVKKDQLAVEAMRILQEKRIDEAPVVDSNGKSVGLLDVQDLLKAGIV; via the coding sequence ATGGTTTTAAAGCGTGCGAAATCAGTGTTGGATATTGAAGCTCAATCGATCAGAGATTTGAAGAATAATCTTGGGAAAGATTTTATCAAGGCTGTTGATTTGCTTGCTAAATGTAAAGGGCGCGTAGTGGTCTCTGGCATGGGAAAGACAGGATTGATTGGCCGGAAAATTGCAGCTACAATGTCTTCGACAGGAACTCCAAGTACATGGCTGCATGCTGCTGAAGCGTTTCATGGTGATTTGGGACAAGTGACAAAGCAAGATGTCATTATTTTAATTTCATATAGCGGTGAAACAGAAGAAACAAAGCGACTTATTCCTTTGGTTAAGAGAATAAAAATTAAATCTATCGCGATAACAGGTAGTCCAAAATCTTCTTTAGGAAAATATTGTGATGTTGCGCTTAATGTTGGCGTTAAAAAAGAAGGTTGTCCTCTTGGTTTAGCTCCAATGGCTTCAACAACAGTAACTCTTGCTATGGGTGATGCGTTAGCCGCTTGTCTTATTGATCGTAAAGGATTTAAAAAAGAAAATTTTGCGTTTTTTCATCCTGGAGGTTCTTTGGGGCGTAATTTGCTTTTAAAAGTAGAAGATATTATGCGCACTGGCAAGCATTATTCGCTCGCAACACCTGCGACAAAAGTAAAAGATGTTCTTTTAGCAATTACGCGAGCTCGATGTGGATCAGCGTGCATTGTTGACAATAAAGGAAAGCTAAAAGGGATTTTTACAGACGGCGATTTAAGGCGACATCTTAAAAAGGATATTAATCTTTTAAATGAATATGTTAAAAATGTTATGACAAAGAATCCAGCAACGGTTAAAAAAGATCAGCTTGCGGTAGAAGCTATGCGCATATTGCAAGAAAAGCGTATTGATGAGGCGCCCGTTGTTGATAGCAATGGAAAATCAGTTGGGCTTTTAGATGTTCAAGATTTATTGAAAGCAGGCATTGTTTAA
- a CDS encoding HAD family hydrolase — MALSKSLKEKIKKIKVLVMDVDGVLTEGKLIFDGESRELKAFNVQDGYGIVILKRAGIKTAIITAGNSKVVKVRADYLHIDKLYSGAYPKIISYEKMLKLFKVKESEVCFVGDDLTDCQILKRVGFSVSVKNAVSEVKKITDYTTKYCGGDGAIREVIELILKTQKKWIPAIAQDL, encoded by the coding sequence ATGGCTTTATCAAAATCATTAAAAGAAAAAATCAAAAAGATCAAAGTCCTTGTTATGGATGTCGATGGTGTTTTGACCGAAGGAAAATTAATTTTTGATGGAGAATCTAGAGAGTTAAAGGCCTTTAACGTTCAAGACGGCTATGGAATTGTTATTCTAAAACGAGCTGGAATCAAGACAGCTATTATTACTGCTGGGAATTCAAAGGTTGTAAAGGTTCGTGCAGATTATTTGCATATTGACAAGCTCTATTCGGGTGCGTATCCAAAAATTATTTCATATGAGAAGATGTTAAAGCTTTTTAAAGTTAAAGAGAGTGAAGTTTGTTTTGTTGGCGATGACTTGACAGATTGTCAGATTCTAAAGCGTGTCGGGTTTTCAGTTTCTGTTAAAAATGCTGTTTCAGAAGTGAAGAAAATAACAGATTATACAACAAAATACTGCGGTGGGGATGGAGCAATTCGAGAAGTGATTGAGCTTATTTTAAAAACACAAAAAAAGTGGATTCCTGCTATTGCACAAGATTTATAA
- the lptC gene encoding LPS export ABC transporter periplasmic protein LptC: protein MKKNIFLFIFFSIIALFGTFCFAQEGAQEFEGFDLVGYGEGGEKSWDLKGDTATIEGDNVNIVNVDANSYGSENMNVVAKTGKIDKKSGNMLLEKDVVVTTEQGMQMLTDSLNWQKDEDLITTKDEVLILRDNMKATGRGVTARPGLNAAQLNEDVRVEYEPTAQESTEGTVTITCDGPMEVDYENQTAFFSDNVVAIQTDRKLVADRMELFFDAETKKIKEMICIGNVLIVQGENTSFSDRAIYKAQEQKIILSGRPKLLMYLEEDKGSDVSFGN from the coding sequence ATGAAAAAAAATATTTTCCTATTCATCTTTTTCTCTATTATTGCATTATTCGGTACTTTTTGTTTTGCCCAAGAAGGTGCTCAGGAATTTGAAGGATTTGATTTGGTTGGCTATGGTGAAGGTGGAGAAAAATCTTGGGATTTAAAGGGCGATACAGCGACGATTGAGGGAGATAATGTGAATATTGTTAATGTTGATGCAAATTCGTATGGTAGCGAAAATATGAATGTTGTTGCAAAAACTGGAAAAATTGATAAGAAAAGTGGCAATATGCTTCTTGAGAAGGATGTTGTGGTCACAACTGAACAGGGAATGCAAATGTTAACGGATTCTTTGAATTGGCAGAAAGATGAAGACTTGATTACGACAAAAGATGAAGTGTTGATTTTACGTGATAATATGAAGGCAACAGGAAGAGGGGTAACAGCGCGTCCAGGATTAAATGCAGCACAGCTTAATGAGGATGTTAGGGTTGAGTATGAACCTACTGCGCAAGAGAGCACGGAAGGCACTGTTACGATCACTTGTGATGGTCCGATGGAAGTCGATTATGAAAATCAAACCGCTTTTTTTAGCGATAATGTTGTCGCAATTCAAACTGACCGCAAACTTGTTGCAGATCGAATGGAATTGTTTTTTGATGCAGAAACAAAAAAAATTAAGGAAATGATTTGTATTGGCAATGTTCTGATTGTTCAAGGGGAGAATACTTCTTTTTCTGATAGAGCTATTTATAAAGCACAAGAACAAAAAATTATTTTGTCGGGTCGACCAAAACTCCTCATGTACCTAGAGGAAGATAAGGGCAGCGATGTATCTTTTGGAAACTAA
- the lptB gene encoding LPS export ABC transporter ATP-binding protein, with the protein MYLLETKNLVKIYGGRRVVDGLSIRVGRSEIVGLLGPNGAGKTTTFYMAVGIVTPDEGHVFFDQEDITKKPIHDRCHLGMGYLAQEPSIFRKLTVEENIMVILETLKISPKERKRRLNNLLEELNIGHLAKSKAFTLSGGERRRLEITRALVTNPSFLLLDEPFSGIDPIVVAEAQEIIKNLRDRGLGILLTDHNVRETLSITDRAYLIADGRVLISGTADDLVNDPKARQIYLGEKFSM; encoded by the coding sequence ATGTATCTTTTGGAAACTAAGAATTTGGTTAAGATTTATGGAGGACGCCGAGTCGTTGATGGATTGAGCATTAGAGTTGGACGTTCAGAAATTGTTGGGCTTCTTGGGCCGAACGGAGCAGGCAAAACAACGACTTTTTATATGGCAGTAGGCATTGTTACTCCGGATGAGGGTCACGTTTTTTTTGATCAGGAAGATATCACAAAAAAGCCGATTCATGATCGTTGTCATTTAGGGATGGGTTATTTAGCACAGGAACCATCTATTTTTCGAAAGTTAACTGTTGAAGAAAATATTATGGTTATTTTGGAAACATTAAAAATAAGTCCTAAAGAGAGAAAACGAAGACTTAATAATCTTTTGGAAGAATTAAACATTGGACATTTGGCAAAAAGTAAGGCCTTTACTCTTTCTGGAGGCGAGAGGCGTCGCCTTGAGATTACTCGAGCGCTTGTTACAAATCCATCTTTTTTATTATTAGATGAGCCTTTTTCTGGCATCGATCCCATTGTTGTTGCTGAAGCGCAAGAAATCATCAAAAATTTAAGAGATAGAGGCTTGGGAATTTTGTTGACAGATCATAATGTGCGAGAAACATTGTCGATTACGGATCGAGCTTATTTGATTGCGGATGGACGCGTTTTAATTTCGGGAACGGCGGATGATTTGGTTAATGATCCAAAAGCACGCCAGATTTATTTGGGTGAGAAATTTAGTATGTAA
- a CDS encoding trigger factor: protein MKVELKKIDATKRELIFEISKERVSKKMGEVFSGITKVAKIKGFRPGKAPRHVVEAEYGKVAQEKMIEELIPEVYQEALQKEKLVPIDFPEISEVKNKNGCLMFKASLDIQPEFVVKDYKGIKVKKKKAEVSDDEMKKTLDFFKTAQGKDKKDVKIDDEFAKGLGYPSLEEMKTSFKRQMEMEKDRQNRADVENQIVDFLVKNTKVTVPKTTVRRHIDRLAHDARHRMESQGVKKEDLDKRVDEFIKKIEPNAERDVKAYFILEKIAQEEKISVSQGENLFQKVIGFLLKEAVWEEAK from the coding sequence ATGAAAGTAGAATTAAAAAAAATTGATGCAACAAAAAGAGAATTAATATTTGAAATATCAAAGGAGCGTGTTTCTAAAAAAATGGGAGAGGTTTTTAGCGGAATTACAAAAGTCGCTAAAATAAAAGGTTTTCGCCCAGGTAAAGCGCCGCGCCATGTTGTGGAGGCAGAGTATGGAAAAGTTGCTCAAGAAAAAATGATTGAAGAGCTGATCCCTGAAGTTTATCAAGAGGCTTTGCAAAAGGAAAAGTTAGTTCCGATTGATTTTCCAGAGATTTCAGAGGTTAAGAATAAAAATGGTTGCTTAATGTTTAAAGCATCTTTGGATATTCAGCCAGAATTTGTTGTTAAGGATTATAAAGGCATAAAAGTTAAAAAGAAAAAGGCAGAAGTTTCAGATGATGAAATGAAAAAAACTCTAGATTTTTTTAAGACTGCACAAGGAAAAGATAAAAAAGATGTTAAAATTGATGATGAGTTTGCCAAGGGACTAGGATATCCAAGTTTAGAAGAGATGAAAACATCTTTCAAACGACAGATGGAAATGGAAAAAGATCGACAAAATCGTGCTGATGTTGAAAATCAGATTGTTGATTTTTTAGTCAAGAATACAAAAGTAACTGTTCCAAAAACAACAGTTCGGCGTCATATTGATCGCTTAGCCCATGATGCTCGACATCGCATGGAGAGCCAGGGTGTAAAAAAAGAGGACCTTGATAAACGTGTTGATGAGTTCATCAAGAAAATTGAGCCAAATGCTGAGCGCGATGTGAAGGCTTATTTTATTTTGGAGAAAATTGCACAAGAAGAAAAGATATCTGTTTCACAAGGCGAAAATTTATTTCAAAAGGTCATTGGTTTTCTTTTAAAAGAAGCCGTATGGGAGGAGGCAAAATAA
- the clpP gene encoding ATP-dependent Clp endopeptidase proteolytic subunit ClpP, with protein sequence METRSQFLVPMVVEKTGQGERAYDIYSRLLKDRIIFIGTAIDDNVANLIIAQLLFLQSEDSSKDISVYVNSPGGSVTAGLAIYDTMQFLKPDIRTYCIGQAASMGAVLLTAGTKGKRYSLPYSRIMIHQPWGGVQGTASDITIQAKEIGRLKENLLNILAFHSGQSIEKVTLDSDRDFFMSAQEAKDNGLIDEVITSSDKA encoded by the coding sequence ATGGAGACACGATCACAATTTTTAGTGCCGATGGTTGTTGAAAAAACAGGTCAAGGAGAGAGAGCTTACGACATTTATTCTCGACTTTTAAAAGATCGTATTATATTTATTGGAACAGCGATCGACGATAATGTTGCAAATCTCATTATTGCGCAACTTTTATTCTTACAGTCAGAGGATTCGTCAAAAGATATTAGTGTTTATGTCAATTCGCCGGGTGGTTCGGTAACTGCTGGTTTGGCGATTTATGATACTATGCAGTTTTTAAAACCCGATATTCGTACGTATTGCATTGGTCAGGCTGCAAGTATGGGTGCTGTTCTTTTGACTGCAGGAACAAAAGGTAAACGATATTCGCTTCCTTATTCACGTATCATGATTCATCAGCCTTGGGGTGGTGTTCAGGGAACAGCTAGTGATATTACAATTCAGGCAAAAGAGATTGGACGCCTTAAAGAAAATTTGCTTAATATTTTAGCGTTTCATTCTGGCCAGTCGATTGAAAAAGTTACATTAGATTCTGATAGAGATTTTTTTATGAGCGCCCAAGAAGCTAAGGATAATGGTCTTATTGATGAAGTTATTACTAGTTCAGACAAAGCTTAG
- a CDS encoding hydroxyacid dehydrogenase, translating into MKILISDQLPSSAVDILKNVKEFEVNCLFGISSFDLKKIIKDYDALIVRSTTNVTADVIEAADNLKFIGRAGVGFDNIDLKAATKKKVVVINTPGGNTTSTAEQTMSLILALSRNIPQACASLKSGKWQRANFVGVELYGKILGIIGLGRIGSTVAKMAKSFEMKLIGCDPFVSKELAQEIDVELVEFNDLLKQSDFITIHVPKSLDTESLISDKEFDLMKKDVRVVNCARGGIINEASLIRALKSNRIKGCALDVYESEPPDFDSELFKFDNCITTPHLGAATSEARSNVSIEIVEAIKSALLGHGISNAVNSLSVRNLDA; encoded by the coding sequence ATGAAAATTTTAATTAGCGATCAATTACCTTCAAGCGCTGTTGATATTTTAAAAAATGTTAAAGAGTTTGAAGTTAATTGTTTGTTTGGAATTAGTTCATTTGATCTTAAGAAAATTATTAAAGATTATGATGCTTTGATCGTTCGCAGCACAACGAATGTGACAGCGGATGTTATAGAAGCTGCTGATAATCTAAAATTTATTGGACGCGCTGGTGTTGGTTTTGACAATATTGACCTGAAGGCTGCAACTAAAAAAAAGGTTGTGGTCATAAATACACCCGGTGGAAATACAACATCGACAGCAGAGCAAACCATGAGTCTTATTTTGGCTTTGTCGCGTAATATTCCACAAGCGTGCGCTTCTTTGAAATCAGGAAAGTGGCAGAGGGCTAATTTTGTTGGTGTTGAGCTTTACGGTAAGATACTTGGTATTATTGGCCTCGGACGCATTGGTTCGACAGTGGCAAAAATGGCTAAATCCTTTGAGATGAAATTGATTGGTTGCGATCCTTTTGTTTCAAAGGAATTAGCTCAGGAAATAGATGTTGAGCTTGTTGAGTTTAACGATTTATTGAAACAATCGGATTTTATTACAATTCATGTTCCTAAAAGTCTCGATACAGAGAGTCTTATTTCTGATAAAGAATTTGATTTAATGAAAAAAGATGTCCGCGTTGTTAATTGCGCACGTGGCGGCATTATTAATGAGGCTTCGCTTATTCGTGCTTTGAAAAGTAATCGTATCAAAGGTTGTGCGTTGGATGTTTATGAATCTGAACCACCTGATTTTGATTCAGAATTATTTAAATTTGATAATTGTATTACGACGCCGCATCTTGGTGCAGCAACATCAGAGGCGCGATCAAATGTTTCTATCGAAATTGTTGAGGCTATTAAGAGTGCTCTTTTAGGACACGGAATTTCAAATGCAGTTAATTCTTTGTCTGTAAGAAATCTCGATGCTTAG